Genomic window (Capsicum annuum cultivar UCD-10X-F1 chromosome 10, UCD10Xv1.1, whole genome shotgun sequence):
ttatttttgtaagtaCATAATTCACTTAGTAGTATATACATCTTCATTAGTTAAGggagatgtatatatataattcacTTGGTAGTAGATTTTGGATCATACATCATGATCAAAATCTCATGATCAGTTAATTCGATAGCCTAGGAAGGAAGGGTAAGTAGTTAATTTGCTACCTTCATAATTCGCGTAAAAAGGATCTCAAAGGATTTGCTTGACTAAGTTTACTCCAACTCCAATTGAGTTCATACTTCTGGGAGTGGAACAACTGCTTCGAAAGCTGCCACGAGCCACTCTTGTTCTCTTAGCAGGAGTTAACTTAGTGATCATGTGCTGCACAGCATCAACTTAGTTCACTAGTGACACACAGTGTATCGGATGAATCATCTTGAATTGGTGTTGTTAGGATCTGGTTAACTGCTTCTCTTATGAGATTGACAGCATCATTTCTGCTGAAACTTCTCCGATAGTGGCTTATATTATCTTTTTCTTCAGAGAAATCCTGAAGTAAGTTGTCCGTATACGCCTCAGCTGGTGTTTTGATGTCGTTTACCTCATCATCTATTCCGTCAAGTAGTTCGTTCCCTACTTTTGATACAACATCTGAAAGTATGTGCTGTGATATCATCTGCCACATGCTGACGTGCTTCTGTTTGTTCGCTTGTTTTCTGTATGTTCCATCGTTGTCTTCTGAATGTACAATCATGTCATTTTCTTGTGTTTCGTCACTGTCATTGCCCGCGTTTGAGGTAGCAAAAGATGTTCCTTTTTGAGAATCATTTGAATCACCACAGGCCTCTTTTTCATCAATCTGAGCTTTGGGTTCTAACTTTGTATGTCCATTTTCCTTAAGTTCTTGCTTAGCTTTTCCTTCAACCGATGCCTTATCACTCGAAGTGCTTGTTACTTCATCCAACTTCTGGTAAAGTACACTGTTCCTTTTGTCTAAGTGCGTGGAATACTTTGAACGAACGCTATATGCCATCTGCAACTTGTCTTCATTTCTAGTTTTCAGTTTAGGAGAAGTAACTTGGATATTGCTGCCGCGGGGAGGAACTACCGATTCAAAAGCTGATACAAGCAGTCCCACTTTTTTTTTCTGAGTCGGAGCAAGCTTACTTATCACCTTCTGTAGTGCAAAATCAAGCATCCATTCTTCTGCACTTTTCCTTTCATCCTCTATCTGATGTTTCAGATTAACCTTTTCTGCTTCAGGATCAGGCTCCGGCTGCAGAAACCGTGGCTTCCTTGGGTTGAATTTTCTCAACTTCTCTAATTCCTTGATGAATCGTTGGAGAAGAATCCATCTTTTAAGATTGCTCCAGTTCTTTGGCGCTTTCTTCTCAGCTTCGCTGGTTACATGTCCCTTTTTCTGTTTCTCAGGGCTGCCAGTGTTTTCTCCGGTAATATTTCTCTCATCTGACTTGGATGCCTTATCGTGTTCCTCATTCTTGGTGTCCGACTCCTTGAAGTCTTCATCGGTACAAACTGTTGtatagtgaaaactcatatcaataacttgCGGAAAATTTTATCTGTAGAACTTATAAAAGGAGAGGATAGGAAAAAATTCATGTCTTACCTTCACTTGTTACTGATGATTGATTATCTGATGACTGATCTTGAACTTCTTGAAGAAGAACTCTCTCGATTGCTTCTCGTACTAGCTTAATGGCTAAAAGTTTACGCGCTTCAGTCTCGTGGTTATCTGCGTCTTGATTTGTAGTCATCAAGTCACTTTCGGAAAAACTAGAAAATGAATCAGAACTTTCTGCTGGACAAGTTTTGTTGCCCTCATCCTTGTCATTTTCTTCATCAGCTCCACGGCTAACTTCGCTATCCAATTCTGTAGATTCATCCGGAATCATGTGTCTATGAATCAGGCTCCACATGCTCCTATGATTCTCTTTCGGCAACTGAGCTACGTGCAACTCCTTGGACGAGGTATTGTGATCAACATCTTCGGTTGGATTAGCTTTGCCATCCTTCTCTTGCAAACTCTCTTCGAGTTCCATTCTAGCAAATGGTTCGACAAGATCTTCTGATTCTGAACTTTTCTTTATGGCAAATGGTTCATTCTTAGACGGTTCTTCTTCTTCACAGATATTGTCATCCTCCTCGACTGTGGTGTCAGTGTCTACCGGCTTTATCAGAAGCGTAGCATCTCTATCCTCTTCTTCGTAAAATGCTGATGTTGTTACACTCTGATCATTTGATTCTACATCATCACTAACAGAAGCGGATTCGTCCCATTCTCTTTCCATAGTAACCAGCGCATCCTGATCTTGTGTCGAATATTTCCTCATTAAGTCCATTGTCTCGCGGTAACTTCTCTCCGGAAATGAAGTTTCACCAAACACAATCTCAACGATATCAGCATACTCAATACCCTCATAGTCAAGGTTGCTCGACTCACTTTCTAGTCTAATGTTCTTCGCTGATTTTACCGGTCTTCTCCTTCTATATACGCACTTTACTTGACGCGATGGATTAATATTATCACGTCTATTGAGTGAACAATGATGGTATGAACAAACTCTCACTTTCGAAATCCTGTCTGATTCACTTTTTCCAGGATGAAGTTCCACATGTTGAGGGAACTTTGAGTCTTTCAAAGTGGAACAACAAGTTGGCTTAACTATTACTTGTTGGCAATTTGAGTTAACCTTCACGCTTTTAAAACTAGAGGTCCTAGATAAAGTACTCCAACTTTGATCACTACTATCAAAACTAGATTCAGAACTATGAGGACTTGACTGGAAATGACTTCTTTTCCCTTCAGAACAGCTTGTTGCCTTCATATAATGAGGCGACGAATCGGATGATGGATGCTGAGGAGTTGCTGCATAATCAGAGGGAGATTCaggattgattcttgattttgatcTTCTCCTAGATGACCTTGTGTTGCCAAAATTTGTCATCATTTTGTTTTTTCAGGTTAGTTGTGTTGTTGATTCTGTTAAACCAATGatcttgaggttgatgaattttCAATAGCATATAAGGGGTAGTTCACCTGAATGAGAATTTAgcaaaaatggaaaaaatgatCTAACTTTTGAGGAAGAAACTTGTATAACTTTGACAAGAAAGAGAGGTGCAAAATTCTGTCTTTATTAGTCTATTTGATTATTCCCCCTTCCATCTTTACTTGTCTGCTATTAATTTGACTTTACTAGTAAtaaatttaatactttaaaaaatatattggatAATGATTATAGTTAATAAAACTAAGATAAAGTAGACATAAAtggtaaattattcattaatttttcaagagataagcattcagtaccTCTCAAACTATGACCAAAGTTGTTACACACATTCCAACTTCATAGAGTCCTATTTAGACCCAAGTCagctaaaatgattgacaaaagaTATCACATCACcataaaaaaatgacaaaacttcgttaaaatttagttcaggggtaatagaaactctgtgaagttggagtgtgtcatagAAATTTTGATCATAATTTAGGGGTACAAGATGTTAATCATTTTTCAAATTGGACAAGTATTGTCAGACATCTGTTTTTGTTAACATGGACATACAAGTAAAGATGAACGGAGTAAGTAGTTATTTTTGATGCaaaggcggagccaggatttcaactgagggggttcaatattcaaagaaaatttaattgaagGGTTCAATACCTATtataacaacataaaaaataattttaattatatataaataatatatttttcgaAGAGGTTCGGCGGAACCTAAAGGATACTAGCTCCGCCTCTGCGTTGATGAGAAATTTGGTGAAACTAAACTTGGGTTACTATTGGTTTTTAATTTTTGGCTGATGGATAAAGGAAAAGGCAAGGAAAGATCCatagtttgtttggtttgtttATAGTGTTTGTCCCATATCTCTCCCTACATGTCTAGCTTTGAGctaataatatttctttttaaatattcgCGAAATTTACTAACCTAACAAATTTAAATTCACATTAAGTGGACTCACTGATCCTCAATTTCTCGCGACTCAAACTTGAGATTGTGGTATACATACCTTGGTGGTTAAGATGGTTTCTTTCAATGCCATAAGCCCCTCCAAAACTTAGacttttctttttatgaaaaagatttttttattttattttttaaagaatctTTAACTAATTAATTCTTCTTGTTGAAATGTTTTTTCTGTTGTGTTGGAGGtgagaatttttttaatacatgAATGACAGTGACACCCTTCATTTGTATTGTTGTGGTAGTTGTCAAGAAAGTTAGGCTATCTAATTAAGATTATATTTAACTTTATGTTTGACATAATAAAAGACAATAGATTCCAAATCTTGATGTTGGATCAAAGTGATTGGTCCTTTCTTTATTCACATAAAAAAATCTAGCAGTAACCGACATTTAAGGTAAAGATAAAATTTGCTTACACAGCAACTTTTCCCGACTCTACTTGTGAAATTATATTAGGTAAATCGTgcgaattttttatttttaatatcgtATTTATGttgtgtcacaccccttttttcaacacgaaaaagattatattttatggttcgaaaaggtttttattattaaagtgacaaaaggatgaaaatctgtTTTTAAAAAGGACTATTGACATTTTTTATTCatagtcgccacttgacataatccggtgtgccaagtcacctttggaaactCCTTATCAAAACATTTTGACTCttgaaactggtttgcgaacagagattccggctaaggaattctgttgaccgaagggagggtattaggcacccctcgatcccgtggtttgaccatggtcgcttggtagGGAGTATTGGCTAACTTGACATCAACGAGTGTATAAACCACATGAAACACATAaggcaatcaatcaaacaaacacaCCCAAACAAATCCCCAAAATAATGTTTAGTCCAATTATACAGACCAAagtaaaaagaaatacaaaaatataaatcctattct
Coding sequences:
- the LOC107843861 gene encoding calmodulin binding protein PICBP, which codes for MMTNFGNTRSSRRRSKSRINPESPSDYAATPQHPSSDSSPHYMKATSCSEGKRSHFQSSPHSSESSFDSSDQSWSTLSRTSSFKSVKVNSNCQQVIVKPTCCSTLKDSKFPQHVELHPGKSESDRISKVRVCSYHHCSLNRRDNINPSRQVKCVYRRRRPVKSAKNIRLESESSNLDYEGIEYADIVEIVFGETSFPERSYRETMDLMRKYSTQDQDALVTMEREWDESASVSDDVESNDQSVTTSAFYEEEDRDATLLIKPVDTDTTVEEDDNICEEEEPSKNEPFAIKKSSESEDLVEPFARMELEESLQEKDGKANPTEDVDHNTSSKELHVAQLPKENHRSMWSLIHRHMIPDESTELDSEVSRGADEENDKDEGNKTCPAESSDSFSSFSESDLMTTNQDADNHETEARKLLAIKLVREAIERVLLQEVQDQSSDNQSSVTSEVCTDEDFKESDTKNEEHDKASKSDERNITGENTGSPEKQKKGHVTSEAEKKAPKNWSNLKRWILLQRFIKELEKLRKFNPRKPRFLQPEPDPEAEKVNLKHQIEDERKSAEEWMLDFALQKVISKLAPTQKKKVGLLVSAFESVVPPRGSNIQVTSPKLKTRNEDKLQMAYSVRSKYSTHLDKRNSVLYQKLDEVTSTSSDKASVEGKAKQELKENGHTKLEPKAQIDEKEACGDSNDSQKGTSFATSNAGNDSDETQENDMIVHSEDNDGTYRKQANKQKHVSMWQMISQHILSDVVSKVGNELLDGIDDEVNDIKTPAEAYTDNLLQDFSEEKDNISHYRRSFSRNDAVNLIREAVNQILTTPIQDDSSDTLCVTSELS